Proteins encoded in a region of the Athene noctua chromosome 4, bAthNoc1.hap1.1, whole genome shotgun sequence genome:
- the SAP30 gene encoding histone deacetylase complex subunit SAP30 has protein sequence MNGFAPEEVTQRGADPAAAAVVGNAGSAVEVPPPPAPAGLAPAAAAGSAGAGGAGGPGAGQLCCLREEGERCGRAAGNASFSKRIQKSISQKKVKIELDKSARHLYICDFHKNLIQSVRNRRKRKGSDDDGDSPVQDIDTPEVDLYQLQVNTLRRYKRHFKLQTRPGLNKAQLVEIIGCHFRTIPVNEKDTLTYFIYSVKNDKNKPDLKMDSGVH, from the exons ATGAACGGCTTCGCCCCCGAGGAGGTGACACAGCGCGGGGcggaccccgccgccgccgccgtggtGGGCAACGCGGGCTCCGCCGTggaggtgccgccgccgccagcgccggcggggctggctccggccgccgccgcgggctcGGCGGGCGCCGGGGgtgcgggcggccccggggccgggcagctgTGCTGCCTGCGGGAGGAGGGGGAGCGGtgcggccgcgccgccggcaaCGCCAGCTTCAGCAAGCGGATCCAGAAAAGTATCTCCCAGAAGAAGGTGAAGATCGAGCTGGACAAGAGC GCAAGACATCTGTATATTTGTGACTTCCACAAAAACTTAATTCAGAGTGTGAGAAatagaagaaagaggaagggcaGCGATGATGATGGTGACTCACCAGTGCAAGACATCGACACTCCAGAG GTTGACTTATATCAGTTACAAGTAAACACACTTCGAAGGTACAAAAGACACTTCAAGCTACAGACGAGACCAGGACTTAACAAAGCACAGCTTGTTGAA ATAATTGGCTGCCATTTTAGGACAATTCCAGTGAATGAAAAGGACACCTTAACATATTTCATCTACTCGGTGAAGAATGACAAGAACAAACCAGATCTAAAGATGGATAGTGGGGTTCACTAG
- the SCRG1 gene encoding scrapie-responsive protein 1 isoform X1: protein MQARKQIEEKDLFSSNTSVTYLISLQHSAAGSFARMKMVSVLLLLSILLGTPAVPSRRPSCYKRALKDHNCHNIPEGTANLRQIVDGLQDHFWEGKGCEVICYCNLNELLCCPKDIFFGPKISFVIPCNSR, encoded by the exons ATGCAAGCCAGAAAGCAAATTGAGGAAAAAGACCTGTTCAGCAGCAATACCAGTGTCACATACCTCATTTCTCTTCAGCACTCTGCTGCAGGAAGCTTCGCAAGAATGAAGATGGTCTCggtgctgcttctgctgagcaTCCTCCTGGGTACCCCTGCGGTGCCTTCCCGGCGTCCTTCTTGTTACAAGAGGGCCCTCAAAGACCACAACTGTCACAACATCCCCGAGGGCACGGCAAACCTTCGACAAATCGTTGATGGTCTGCAAGATCACTTTTGGGAAGGGAAGGGCTGTGAGGTGATCTGTTACTGCAACTTGAATGAATTACTCTGCTGCCCAAA GGATATTTTCTTTGGACCAAAGATATCTTTTGTGATCCCCTGCAACAGTCGGTGA
- the SCRG1 gene encoding scrapie-responsive protein 1 isoform X2, whose translation MKMVSVLLLLSILLGTPAVPSRRPSCYKRALKDHNCHNIPEGTANLRQIVDGLQDHFWEGKGCEVICYCNLNELLCCPKDIFFGPKISFVIPCNSR comes from the exons ATGAAGATGGTCTCggtgctgcttctgctgagcaTCCTCCTGGGTACCCCTGCGGTGCCTTCCCGGCGTCCTTCTTGTTACAAGAGGGCCCTCAAAGACCACAACTGTCACAACATCCCCGAGGGCACGGCAAACCTTCGACAAATCGTTGATGGTCTGCAAGATCACTTTTGGGAAGGGAAGGGCTGTGAGGTGATCTGTTACTGCAACTTGAATGAATTACTCTGCTGCCCAAA GGATATTTTCTTTGGACCAAAGATATCTTTTGTGATCCCCTGCAACAGTCGGTGA